The following proteins are co-located in the Brevibacillus laterosporus DSM 25 genome:
- the tnpA gene encoding IS200/IS605 family transposase, whose protein sequence is MSRSVESNHNIVFDCKYHVVFCPKYRKKVLIEPVDVRLKELFLEKAQELRAEVVEMEIMPDHVHLLITCDPQFGIHRIVKHLKGYTSRVLRMEFRHLKSRLPSLWTNSYFVATVGTVQLDVIKQYIESQKERSD, encoded by the coding sequence TTGAGTAGATCAGTGGAAAGTAACCACAATATCGTATTTGATTGTAAATACCACGTTGTCTTTTGTCCAAAGTATCGCAAAAAGGTTTTGATTGAACCAGTAGATGTTCGATTAAAGGAATTGTTTCTTGAAAAAGCACAGGAATTGCGTGCTGAAGTGGTTGAGATGGAAATCATGCCCGATCACGTTCATTTGCTCATCACATGCGATCCTCAATTCGGAATCCACCGAATAGTGAAACATTTGAAGGGCTATACATCCAGAGTTTTGCGGATGGAATTTAGACATCTCAAAAGTAGACTCCCCTCACTTTGGACAAACTCTTACTTTGTTGCCACAGTTGGGACTGTTCAACTGGATGTGATTAAACAATACATTGAGTCACAAAAAGAAAGGAGTGATTGA
- the nrdE gene encoding class 1b ribonucleoside-diphosphate reductase subunit alpha encodes MVKKDGKFQFHKDLEAAKSYFVDYVNQNTVFFHNLREKINYLIENDYYEAEVFEGYEFADIERVYRYVYDKKFRFPSFMSAFKFYHNYAMKTNDESKFLERYEDRIAVVSLFLAKGDSEKALQYADLLISQEYQPATPTFLNAGKKRRGELVSCFLLEVDDSMNSIGFSINSALQLSKIGGGVSLNLSKIRAAGEQIKGLDGKASGVLPVMKLFEDAFSYANQLGQRDGSGVVYLNIFHADIQEFLDTKKINSDEKIRIKTLSLGVVTPNKFFELVEKDKDMYLFYPHTVFQEYGQHLDDMDITSIYDELVNNPRVRKKKIGARDLIMKLAQIQMESGYPYIMYVDNVNEYHALKEIGRVKFSNLCSEIAQLSEVSTINDYGVDDVINRDISCNLGSLNIVNVMANKRMKETIHLAMDALTEVSDRTNISIVPSVAKANCELHSVGLGAMNLHGYLAKNKIPYESKEAIDFARTFFMILNFYSLERSMLIAKERGITFLDFERSEYASGSYFERYQQHDYSPKTEKVQQLFEGHHIPTKEDWTRLQDEVQTYGLYHAYRLAIAPTGSISYLQSSTASIAPITQRIEEREYGDSKTIYPMPFLDDDNFFYYKEAYDMNMFNVIDLVAEVQVHIDQAISTILYVKDDATTRDLAMYYIYAQKKGLKTLYYTRTKKKTIEECVSCSV; translated from the coding sequence ATGGTGAAGAAAGACGGGAAATTTCAGTTTCATAAAGATTTAGAGGCAGCGAAGAGTTATTTTGTTGATTACGTAAATCAGAATACAGTCTTTTTCCATAACTTACGCGAGAAGATTAACTACTTGATTGAAAATGACTACTATGAAGCTGAAGTGTTTGAAGGCTATGAATTTGCCGATATCGAACGGGTCTATCGCTATGTATATGATAAAAAATTCCGCTTCCCATCCTTCATGAGTGCGTTCAAGTTTTATCATAACTATGCTATGAAAACAAATGATGAAAGTAAATTTCTTGAGCGTTACGAGGATCGGATTGCTGTAGTTTCCCTATTCTTAGCAAAAGGGGATAGCGAAAAAGCACTGCAATATGCAGACTTATTAATTTCGCAAGAATACCAACCTGCTACTCCTACCTTCTTAAATGCAGGTAAGAAGAGACGTGGAGAGCTAGTTAGCTGTTTCTTACTTGAAGTAGATGATTCTATGAATTCGATTGGGTTCTCTATTAATTCGGCCTTGCAATTAAGCAAAATTGGTGGCGGTGTGAGCTTGAACCTTAGCAAAATCCGTGCGGCTGGAGAGCAGATCAAAGGACTAGATGGTAAGGCTAGTGGTGTTCTTCCTGTGATGAAGCTGTTTGAAGATGCGTTCTCATACGCAAATCAGCTAGGTCAACGCGATGGTAGTGGTGTTGTTTATCTCAATATTTTCCATGCGGACATTCAAGAATTCCTAGATACAAAAAAAATCAACAGCGATGAGAAGATCAGGATTAAAACCTTGTCACTTGGCGTGGTTACTCCTAATAAATTCTTTGAGCTGGTAGAAAAAGATAAAGACATGTACCTGTTCTATCCTCATACTGTGTTCCAAGAGTATGGTCAGCACTTAGACGATATGGATATCACTAGTATATATGACGAGCTGGTAAATAACCCACGTGTCCGTAAGAAAAAAATCGGAGCACGTGATCTGATTATGAAATTAGCCCAAATCCAGATGGAATCTGGTTATCCATATATTATGTATGTTGATAATGTCAACGAATATCACGCATTAAAAGAGATTGGTCGAGTTAAATTCTCTAATCTGTGCAGTGAAATTGCCCAACTTAGCGAAGTTTCCACCATTAATGATTATGGGGTGGACGATGTTATTAACCGGGACATCTCTTGTAACCTGGGTTCGCTTAATATTGTAAATGTAATGGCGAATAAGAGAATGAAAGAAACGATTCATTTAGCAATGGATGCTCTTACAGAAGTGAGTGACCGTACAAATATTTCGATCGTTCCATCTGTAGCAAAAGCAAACTGCGAGCTTCATTCTGTTGGGTTGGGAGCAATGAATCTACACGGATATTTGGCTAAAAATAAGATTCCTTACGAATCGAAAGAAGCAATTGATTTTGCACGTACATTCTTTATGATCTTGAATTTTTATTCATTAGAACGATCTATGCTTATTGCAAAAGAACGAGGAATTACTTTCCTAGATTTTGAACGTAGTGAATATGCATCAGGTAGTTATTTTGAACGCTATCAGCAACATGATTACTCACCAAAAACAGAAAAAGTTCAACAATTATTCGAAGGTCACCATATCCCAACAAAGGAAGACTGGACTCGTTTGCAGGATGAAGTACAAACCTATGGACTCTACCATGCCTATCGTTTAGCGATTGCTCCAACGGGCTCCATCTCTTATCTGCAATCCTCTACAGCATCAATCGCACCGATTACACAACGTATCGAGGAGCGCGAATATGGTGATTCCAAAACCATTTATCCAATGCCATTCTTAGATGATGATAATTTCTTCTACTATAAAGAGGCATATGATATGAACATGTTCAATGTAATTGACCTAGTAGCAGAAGTACAGGTGCATATAGACCAAGCGATTTCTACTATTTTGTATGTAAAAGATGACGCGACCACACGGGATCTGGCTATGTATTATATCTATGCTCAGAAAAAAGGTTTGAAGACGCTGTATTATACCCGTACAAAGAAAAAAACCATTGAGGAATGCGTTAGTTGCAGCGTATAA
- a CDS encoding GntR family transcriptional regulator, translating into MPIPSNYVASIRVSAKDCAFSHIQRWIIDGTLKPGEKLVDIQLAEALNVSRTPVREALQLLEAQGLVHMLPGKETRVSNLEKEDILKVYPTLATLHALAAEFASVHILPQHIEQLQEWNAKFAETISREQPFQAMEYDEQFHNLITDIADNPYLSSFHVSLQNHIRRFKYVFLKQPYEMNQASIHEHEDIIHALQTGDKEKLELSIKQNILRPMRELYALM; encoded by the coding sequence ATGCCAATTCCTAGTAATTATGTAGCATCTATTAGAGTGTCCGCTAAAGACTGTGCCTTCTCTCACATTCAAAGATGGATCATAGATGGAACACTAAAGCCAGGAGAGAAATTAGTAGACATTCAACTGGCGGAAGCATTGAACGTGAGTAGAACACCTGTCAGAGAAGCTCTGCAATTACTTGAAGCACAGGGATTGGTTCACATGCTACCAGGAAAAGAGACGAGAGTGAGCAATCTTGAGAAGGAGGATATCTTAAAAGTTTATCCTACACTTGCAACATTACACGCCTTAGCAGCCGAATTTGCTTCTGTACACATCTTGCCTCAACATATTGAGCAGTTGCAAGAATGGAATGCAAAATTTGCAGAGACGATCTCCAGAGAACAGCCTTTTCAAGCGATGGAGTATGATGAACAATTTCATAATCTAATCACAGATATAGCAGACAATCCGTATCTGAGCTCATTTCATGTTTCGTTACAAAATCATATCCGCCGTTTTAAATATGTATTTTTAAAGCAACCGTATGAGATGAACCAAGCTTCCATTCATGAACATGAGGACATTATTCATGCGTTACAAACTGGGGATAAAGAAAAACTTGAACTGAGTATTAAACAGAACATTCTCAGACCCATGCGAGAATTATATGCACTCATGTAG
- the nrdF gene encoding class 1b ribonucleoside-diphosphate reductase subunit beta has protein sequence MSKFEAVNWNEPETQYTEMLWTQNTSQFWLDTEIPISKDLKSWTNLTDNERDTYMKVLGGLTLLDTEQGNVGMPMIAQHVKEKQKKAILIFQAAMEEIHAKSYSTIFTTVASSERIHEIFQWVKEDKHLQYKTAVIDEIYRNIKDGDDMSLYKAMVASVFLESFLFYSGFFYPLFLAGQGKMVASGEIIKLIIRDESVHGVFVGLLAQEVFARLTDAEQNEATLFVDELLQALYKNELEYTETLYDSIGLTHEVKKYIRYNANKALMNLGVEPIFDEEEVHPVVLNGIRTETSTHDFFSTKGSGYQKGKVEPLHDQDFDFLNQRVKDTSY, from the coding sequence ATGTCTAAATTTGAAGCAGTGAACTGGAATGAACCGGAAACCCAGTATACCGAGATGTTATGGACGCAAAATACATCTCAGTTCTGGTTAGATACAGAGATTCCAATTTCGAAGGATTTAAAATCATGGACGAACCTCACGGATAATGAACGTGATACGTACATGAAGGTATTAGGTGGATTAACATTGCTTGATACGGAACAGGGAAATGTTGGCATGCCAATGATTGCCCAGCATGTGAAAGAGAAGCAAAAGAAAGCCATTCTGATTTTCCAAGCGGCGATGGAAGAGATTCATGCTAAGAGCTATAGTACTATTTTTACAACAGTAGCTAGTTCAGAACGAATTCATGAAATTTTCCAATGGGTAAAAGAAGATAAACATCTACAATATAAAACAGCAGTGATTGATGAAATCTACAGAAATATCAAAGATGGCGACGATATGAGCCTATATAAAGCGATGGTAGCTTCTGTATTCTTAGAGAGCTTCCTGTTTTATTCCGGGTTCTTCTATCCACTGTTTTTAGCTGGTCAAGGGAAAATGGTAGCCAGTGGAGAAATTATCAAGCTGATCATTCGTGATGAGAGTGTGCATGGTGTATTTGTCGGGTTGTTAGCCCAAGAAGTTTTTGCAAGATTAACAGATGCTGAACAGAATGAAGCAACCCTGTTCGTTGATGAACTTCTTCAAGCACTATACAAGAATGAATTAGAGTATACGGAAACACTGTATGATTCAATTGGGTTAACACATGAAGTGAAAAAGTATATTCGTTATAATGCCAATAAAGCTCTTATGAACTTAGGGGTAGAGCCGATTTTTGATGAAGAAGAAGTTCACCCTGTTGTATTAAATGGTATTCGTACAGAAACAAGTACGCATGACTTCTTTTCCACAAAAGGAAGCGGCTATCAAAAAGGGAAAGTGGAGCCGTTACACGACCAAGACTTTGATTTCTTGAACCAGCGTGTTAAAGATACTTCTTATTAG
- the nrdI gene encoding class Ib ribonucleoside-diphosphate reductase assembly flavoprotein NrdI encodes MLIVYDSKTGNVKRFVQKLDFRCIQISDDIVINEPFILITYTTGFGQVPETTRQFLTQHSQWMKGVATSGNMNWGTRYGLAADQIADQYNVPLIMKFELSGTKRDVETFKQEVFHFVHATTTMDHVEQRNYGEERREISVS; translated from the coding sequence ATGCTGATCGTATATGATTCCAAAACAGGAAATGTGAAACGTTTCGTCCAAAAACTAGATTTTCGATGTATACAAATTTCCGATGATATCGTCATAAACGAACCTTTCATTCTGATTACATATACAACGGGATTTGGACAAGTTCCTGAAACGACACGACAATTTCTAACTCAACACTCTCAATGGATGAAGGGGGTTGCAACTAGCGGGAACATGAATTGGGGGACTCGCTACGGATTAGCAGCTGACCAGATTGCCGACCAATACAATGTGCCATTAATCATGAAATTTGAATTGAGCGGTACCAAAAGAGATGTAGAAACTTTTAAGCAGGAGGTATTTCACTTTGTCCACGCAACTACCACAATGGATCACGTTGAACAACGAAATTATGGTGAAGAAAGACGGGAAATTTCAGTTTCATAA
- the xerS gene encoding tyrosine recombinase XerS yields MSVTKQRDSLQLLERIPSFPWFVEKYVDHKRSKRASVSTLLGYLRDFEFFFRWLMAEGLSTAQAMSEITLNELEGLRKETVESYLLYLQDSHLFERSLLLTKPTKSAKKEYSDLTISRKLSSLKSLFYYLSALSEDEHGESYLQRNVMAKIELHVEEVTPLARANAIRSKILVDDQIQKFVDFVYHGYLQFCDTKKKLHFHYRNRDRDVAIIALVLSGGFRVSEIVNLNLQNVVLEKNQVLMIRKGKKEDAPFFSDWGKEYLLRYLNTRQKYQPPANEDALFLTVSPTKPIGHRIDLRSVQKLVKKYGSAFGMPDISVHKLRHSFATQFLRLNPDPHQLQAQLGHSKIDTTMQYAHVLDDALSKAVNRTTRKL; encoded by the coding sequence ATGTCTGTAACTAAACAACGGGATTCCTTACAACTCCTTGAGAGAATCCCTTCTTTTCCTTGGTTTGTTGAAAAATATGTGGATCATAAAAGATCGAAACGCGCTTCCGTCTCGACTCTACTCGGCTATCTACGTGATTTTGAATTCTTTTTTCGGTGGCTAATGGCAGAGGGCCTCTCCACTGCCCAAGCAATGAGCGAGATTACACTCAATGAGCTAGAGGGACTACGCAAAGAAACAGTAGAATCCTATCTTCTCTATTTACAGGACTCTCATCTATTTGAGCGTTCGTTACTATTAACTAAACCCACTAAAAGTGCAAAAAAAGAATACAGTGACTTGACAATATCTCGCAAGCTTTCTAGCTTAAAGTCCCTGTTTTACTATTTATCTGCACTCTCAGAGGATGAACATGGTGAATCTTACTTGCAACGAAACGTGATGGCAAAAATTGAGTTACATGTGGAAGAGGTTACACCGCTCGCTCGTGCAAACGCTATCCGCTCTAAAATTTTAGTAGATGATCAAATCCAAAAATTCGTCGATTTTGTATACCATGGCTACTTGCAGTTCTGTGATACCAAGAAAAAGCTACATTTTCATTATCGAAATCGGGATCGAGATGTCGCCATTATCGCGTTAGTCCTTTCTGGAGGATTTCGTGTATCTGAAATTGTTAATTTGAACCTTCAAAACGTGGTACTGGAGAAAAATCAGGTCCTAATGATTCGAAAAGGAAAAAAGGAAGATGCCCCATTCTTCAGTGATTGGGGAAAGGAATATTTGCTCCGTTATCTGAATACACGTCAGAAGTATCAGCCACCTGCTAATGAAGATGCTTTATTTCTAACGGTATCACCTACAAAGCCAATCGGACACCGCATCGATCTACGTTCCGTTCAGAAATTAGTAAAAAAATATGGAAGTGCATTTGGAATGCCAGACATTTCTGTACATAAGTTACGTCATAGCTTTGCTACCCAGTTTTTGCGATTAAACCCTGATCCTCATCAGCTTCAAGCTCAATTAGGTCATTCAAAAATAGATACTACGATGCAATATGCCCATGTACTAGATGATGCTTTGAGTAAAGCGGTAAATCGAACAACTCGTAAATTATAG
- a CDS encoding bile acid:sodium symporter family protein, whose protein sequence is MGFVERISSFAGKTFTVWVLLFSVIAYVYPEHFTWIGAYVIPLLGIVMFGMGLTISASDFKEVFRRPKDVALGVIGHYLVMPLLAFLLAYFLELPPEIAVGVILVGCCPSGTASNVMVFLSRGDVALAVAIASVSTLLAPVVTPFLILLLASKWVDINIWSLFYSIIQVVIIPLALGLFVKKYFGKQAAASVKALPLVSVVAIVMIICGVVAGNQAKLASAGLMIFAVVVLHNVLGFLLGFLFARLCGMDLAKQKAVAMEVGMQNSGLGVAIATAHFSPLAAVPSAIFSVWHNISGSVLASIFSRMKEKNEVNMDEMT, encoded by the coding sequence ATGGGATTTGTGGAGAGAATCAGTTCTTTTGCAGGAAAGACATTTACAGTTTGGGTTTTGTTGTTTTCTGTCATCGCCTATGTATATCCTGAACATTTTACATGGATCGGGGCTTATGTGATTCCATTACTTGGAATTGTGATGTTTGGTATGGGTTTAACCATTTCTGCATCTGATTTTAAAGAAGTATTTCGCCGTCCAAAAGATGTTGCATTAGGTGTAATTGGACATTATCTTGTAATGCCACTACTAGCATTTTTATTAGCTTATTTCTTAGAATTACCTCCAGAAATTGCAGTTGGGGTTATTTTGGTAGGGTGCTGTCCAAGCGGTACCGCTTCCAATGTAATGGTGTTTTTATCAAGAGGGGATGTGGCTCTTGCTGTAGCAATCGCTTCTGTATCAACGCTACTTGCACCTGTTGTTACACCGTTTTTAATCTTATTGCTAGCAAGTAAATGGGTAGATATAAATATCTGGTCTTTATTTTATTCGATTATTCAGGTGGTTATCATTCCGTTAGCTCTAGGGCTTTTTGTGAAAAAATATTTTGGAAAGCAGGCAGCCGCCAGCGTGAAAGCATTACCATTGGTGTCGGTAGTGGCAATTGTGATGATTATCTGTGGTGTAGTGGCTGGTAATCAAGCAAAATTAGCTTCAGCAGGGTTGATGATTTTTGCTGTTGTAGTACTTCATAATGTACTTGGCTTTCTGTTGGGGTTCCTGTTTGCTCGCCTTTGTGGAATGGATCTAGCCAAACAAAAAGCCGTTGCTATGGAAGTAGGAATGCAGAACTCTGGTCTAGGAGTCGCGATTGCAACCGCGCATTTTTCTCCCTTAGCAGCAGTTCCAAGTGCTATTTTTAGCGTCTGGCATAATATATCGGGTTCT